In the genome of Lacerta agilis isolate rLacAgi1 chromosome 2, rLacAgi1.pri, whole genome shotgun sequence, one region contains:
- the LOC117041972 gene encoding G-protein coupled receptor 22-like produces METPMFDTILETTDGVTPDPSWTLPYPLGFQVSLTGFLMLEIVLGVSSNLTVLVLYCLQAGLVDSVSNMVTMNLHVLDVLICVVCAPLTMVVVLVPPDRAATLLCCFHEACITFSSVATATNVLVISLDRYDISVRPAQRVLTPGRAILLLTGVWVLSLAVFFIPFLEGELGHASTWQNRTVLCVGPEEFHAELGTSYHLAIQIPTFFAAVAVMLVTYAKILQALNISIGSTFKRSQRHKTKKRKRRKSAEPSGSVAVGGAEAKRLSQPMPALPTPPPMGVQASVSVIIALRRAVKRHRDRRKRQRRVFRMSLLIISTFLLCWAPLSVANLLILCLGPSPLMGKLRVCFLAMAYGTTIFHPLLYAFTRQKLRNVLRSKLKKRVVSALQVDPAPGGTVIHNSWVEPPRKSCKGRLRSSDGAERCLTEAAKE; encoded by the coding sequence ATGGAGACTCCCATGTTTGACACTATCCTGGAGACGACGGACGGGGTGACCCCTGACCCCAGCTGGACACTGCCCTACCCGCTGGGCTTCCAGGTCTCACTGACAGGCTTCCTCATGTTGGAAATCGTACTGGGAGTCAGCAGCAACTTGACCGTATTGGTGCTGTATTGCCTGCAGGCTGGCCTGGTGGACTCTGTCAGCAACATGGTGACCATGAACTTGCACGTGCTGGACGTGCTCATATGCGTGGTGTGCGCCCCGCTTACCATGGTGGTGGTCCTGGTGCCCCCCGACAGGGCCGCCACACTGCTCTGCTGCTTCCATGAGGCGTGCATCACCTTCAGCAGCGTGGCCACGGCCACCAACGTGCTGGTGATCAGCCTGGACCGCTACGACATCTCGGTGCGGCCAGCGCAGCGCGTGCTGACCCCGGGCCGCGCCATCCTTCTCCTGACAGGCGTCTGGGTGCTGTCCCTGGCTGTCTTCTTCATACCCTTCCTCGAGGGCGAGCTGGGCCACGCCAGCACATGGCAGAACCGCACCGTGCTCTGCGTCGGCCCCGAGGAGTTCCACGCCGAGCTCGGCACCTCCTACCACCTGGCGATCCAGATCCCCACGTTCTTCGCCGCCGTGGCCGTCATGCTGGTGACCTACGCCAAGATCCTGCAGGCCCTCAACATCAGCATCGGCAGCACTTTCAAGCGCAGCCAGCGCCACAAGACCAAGAAGAGGAAGCGGCGGAAATCGGCAGAGCCAAGTGGCAGCGTGGCGGTTGGCGGAGCGGAAGCCAAGCGGCTCTCTCAGCCCATGCCGGCGCTGCCAACACCACCACCCATGGGGGTGCAAGCCTCGGTCTCTGTTATCATCGCCCTGCGGCGAGCGGTGAAGCGCCACCGTGACCGGAGGAAGCGCCAGCGGCGGGTTTTCCGCATGTCCCTGCTCATCATCTCGACCTTCCTGTTGTGCTGGGCGCCACTGTCTGTCGCCAACCTGCTGATCCTGTGCCTGGGGCCCAGCCCCCTGATGGGCAAGCTGCGCGTCTGCTTCCTGGCCATGGCCTACGGCACTACCATCTTCCACCCGCTCCTCTACGCCTTCACGCGCCAGAAGCTGCGGAACGTGCTGCGCAGCAAGCTGAAGAAGCGGGTGGTGTCGGCCCTGCAAGTGGACCCCGCGCCTGGCGGCACCGTCATCCACAATTCCTGGGTGGAGCCGCCCCGCAAAAGCTGCAAGGGCCGGCTGCGGAGTAGTGACGGAGCCGAGCGCTGCCTGACTGAGGCCGCTAAGGAGTGA